The Sceloporus undulatus isolate JIND9_A2432 ecotype Alabama unplaced genomic scaffold, SceUnd_v1.1 scaffold_7574, whole genome shotgun sequence genome has a window encoding:
- the LOC121918277 gene encoding uncharacterized protein LOC121918277, with translation MKTISEKSQGLRQGLPTASDSLDKPGSTELSMLQQHQASSVLLSDTPGKTEHFAVLSGLNTLTPKCQVPRSDKCEPEDSGVTLHHGANSEKNFVLHSRNSSCDSGVLSASSSPAADHTLMKTYKDTMDACPCISNCKKPVEHYAEQMQTSAVSLDKDADCREKKHTEQSFLSGSQEECFQDKTYEEGSSSLLPSTCLDEKNLHDDYKNDHVGEVTLPAHPLRRYPTSDSLDEYMDACCRMSK, from the coding sequence ATGAAGACAATAAGTGAAAAAAGTCAAGGACTAAGACAAGGTCTTCCTACAGCTTCAGACTCTTTAGACAAACCTGGATCTACTGAATTAAGCATGCTGCAACAGCATCAGGCGAGTTCAGTACTCCTAAGTGATACTCCAGGAAAAACAGAACATTTTGCTGTACTCTCTGGTCTCAACACTTTGACACCAAAATGCCAGGTTCCAAGGTCAGACAAATGTGAACCAGAAGATTCTGGTGTGACATTGCATCATGGAGCCAACTCTGAAAAGAACTTTGTGCTGCACAGCAGAAATTCTTCTTGTGACTCTGGAGTTCTGAGTGCCTCTTCCTCTCCAGCAGCTGATCATACACTAATGAAAACATACAAAGACACTATGGATGCTTGTCCTTGCATCTCAAACTGCAAGAAGCCGGTGGAACACTATGCTGAACAGATGCAGACTTCTGCAGTTTCCTTAGATAAGGATGCTGACTGTCGAGAGAAAAAGCATACTGAACAGTCTTTTTTGAGTGGCAGCCAAGAAGAATGTTTTCAGGACAAAACCTATGAAGAGGgcagttcctctctcctcccctctacATGTTTAGATGAGAAGAATCTTCATGATGATTACAAAAATGACCACGTAGGAGAAGTGACATTACCTGCTCATCCCTTAAGAAGGTATCCCACAAGTGACAGCTTGGATGAGTACATGGATGCCTGCTGTAGGATGAGCAAG